In Geobacillus kaustophilus, a genomic segment contains:
- a CDS encoding DNA translocase FtsK: MKFWKRWLRFLTSEAEEEGNEQRTNSPLSAGMPERGEADVIYRYPQGRFRFPLIPDDELAEEGERPRRAKSEESGPLPNRRPSAGAAKVTAEKRLFRPSDVPSPIFGYDRNRGKQRQRVDEIEPTGAVDAESQCGGAVREEAIRGEATWRGVREDTENWAAEPPKEEESLAKRTEAWSEEDDDASGAMSAAVVETEGKDEPAPAAGQEESRAEANEEKEQELDERGKERAPHATDGGLESEGRGVPSQKRNGDGESASSTERRETTPDREIRRSAAQAGREEASRPERTRIPYNVIMLKQDWRKLEEKTANRSNSYVRPPLALLEPPEKAAERDEQWLREQCQRLDRTFASFHIGAKVVGATQGPTVTRFEVQPDLGVKVSKITSLIDDIKLSLAAKDIRMEAPIPGKRTIGIEVPNRTSRPVRLREILESEAFRKSPSPLTVALGLDISGAPVVTDIRKMPHGLIAGATGSGKSVCMNAMLVSMLYKAAPHEVKWLLIDPKMVELAPYNGLPHLLSPVITEAKAAAGALKWAVGEMERRYEQFVHAGVRDIEKYNSDLHERGSSEPPLPYIVIVIDELADLMMAAPADVEESICRLAQKARACGIHLLIATQRPSVDVLTGLIKANIPTRIAFSVSSQVDSRTILDVNGAERLLGRGDMLFLENGSAKPVRLQGCFISDGEIERVAAHVKAEQGPSYLFDPDDFRQTASMGGEDDELFEEACRFVIAQGGASTSSLQRHFRIGYNRAARLIEMMEERGLISEARGSKPRDVLMSKDEWERWHGQNS; this comes from the coding sequence ATGAAATTTTGGAAACGATGGCTTCGGTTTCTCACGAGCGAGGCGGAAGAGGAAGGGAACGAACAGCGGACGAACTCCCCGCTGTCGGCTGGCATGCCCGAACGCGGTGAGGCGGACGTCATCTACCGATATCCGCAAGGCCGTTTTCGCTTTCCGTTGATTCCGGATGACGAGCTGGCGGAAGAGGGGGAAAGGCCGAGACGGGCGAAAAGCGAGGAATCCGGGCCGCTGCCGAATCGGCGCCCGTCGGCTGGCGCCGCAAAGGTGACGGCGGAAAAAAGGCTGTTCCGCCCATCCGATGTGCCATCCCCGATTTTTGGATATGATCGAAATCGGGGGAAACAGCGGCAACGAGTGGATGAAATCGAGCCGACCGGTGCAGTGGATGCAGAGAGCCAGTGCGGCGGGGCGGTTCGGGAAGAGGCCATCCGCGGCGAAGCGACATGGCGAGGCGTGCGAGAGGACACGGAAAACTGGGCGGCTGAACCGCCAAAAGAAGAAGAGTCTTTGGCCAAGCGGACAGAGGCATGGAGCGAAGAAGATGATGACGCGAGTGGAGCGATGTCCGCGGCTGTTGTGGAGACGGAAGGAAAAGATGAGCCGGCGCCGGCGGCCGGACAAGAGGAAAGCCGCGCCGAGGCGAATGAAGAAAAAGAGCAGGAGCTGGACGAACGAGGCAAAGAACGCGCGCCGCACGCAACAGACGGCGGCTTGGAGAGCGAAGGACGAGGAGTGCCGTCACAGAAGAGGAATGGAGACGGAGAGAGTGCTTCTTCGACAGAACGGCGGGAGACGACTCCAGATCGCGAAATCCGTCGCTCGGCGGCGCAAGCCGGCCGGGAGGAGGCTTCCCGCCCCGAACGAACGCGCATCCCGTATAATGTGATCATGTTAAAGCAAGATTGGCGCAAGCTGGAAGAAAAGACGGCAAATCGATCAAACAGCTATGTACGGCCGCCATTGGCGCTTCTTGAACCGCCCGAGAAGGCGGCCGAACGCGACGAGCAGTGGCTTCGCGAGCAATGCCAGCGTTTGGACCGGACGTTTGCGAGCTTCCATATCGGCGCCAAAGTCGTCGGGGCGACGCAAGGACCGACGGTGACGCGGTTTGAAGTGCAGCCGGATTTAGGAGTGAAAGTGAGCAAGATTACAAGCTTGATAGATGATATCAAACTCAGTCTGGCGGCGAAAGATATTCGCATGGAAGCGCCAATCCCAGGAAAACGGACGATCGGCATTGAAGTGCCGAACCGAACGAGCCGTCCGGTGCGCCTGCGTGAAATTTTAGAAAGCGAAGCGTTCCGCAAAAGCCCATCGCCGCTTACCGTGGCGCTCGGGCTTGACATCAGCGGAGCGCCGGTGGTGACCGACATCCGAAAAATGCCGCACGGGCTGATCGCCGGGGCGACCGGGTCGGGAAAAAGCGTATGCATGAACGCGATGCTCGTCAGCATGTTGTATAAAGCAGCTCCGCACGAAGTGAAATGGCTGCTCATTGATCCGAAAATGGTCGAACTGGCGCCGTACAACGGGCTGCCGCATTTGCTCAGCCCGGTGATTACCGAGGCGAAGGCGGCGGCGGGGGCGCTCAAGTGGGCGGTCGGCGAAATGGAACGGCGGTATGAACAGTTTGTCCACGCCGGCGTGCGCGATATCGAAAAGTATAACTCTGATCTTCACGAACGCGGAAGCAGTGAGCCGCCGCTGCCGTACATCGTCATCGTCATTGATGAGCTCGCCGACCTGATGATGGCCGCCCCAGCCGATGTCGAAGAATCGATTTGCCGGCTGGCGCAAAAGGCGCGGGCGTGCGGCATCCATTTGTTGATCGCGACGCAGAGGCCGTCGGTCGATGTTCTGACGGGATTGATCAAGGCGAACATTCCGACGCGCATCGCTTTTTCCGTTTCGTCTCAAGTCGATTCGCGAACCATTTTGGATGTAAACGGCGCTGAACGGCTGCTTGGGCGCGGCGATATGCTGTTTTTGGAAAATGGTTCGGCCAAGCCGGTGCGGCTGCAAGGGTGCTTCATTTCCGATGGAGAAATCGAGCGGGTGGCAGCGCACGTGAAAGCAGAGCAAGGTCCATCCTATCTGTTTGATCCGGACGATTTTCGGCAAACGGCGTCGATGGGCGGCGAGGATGACGAACTGTTCGAGGAGGCGTGCCGGTTTGTCATCGCCCAAGGAGGAGCGTCGACATCGAGCCTGCAGCGCCATTTCCGCATCGGCTACAACCGCGCCGCCCGGTTGATCGAGATGATGGAGGAACGAGGGCTGATCTCGGAGGCGCGCGGCAGCAAACCGCGCGATGTGTTGATGAGCAAGGACGAGTGGGAGCGCTGGCACGGGCAGAACAGCTGA
- the ytxJ gene encoding bacillithiol system redox-active protein YtxJ, which translates to MGMEKLETIEQFERVMKETERFLFVKHSLTCPISRAAFGECEKFAADHPELAVYCLYVQEARPLSTYIAETTGVKHESPQALLFENGRVVWHASHWSITYEALETHAVVA; encoded by the coding sequence ATGGGAATGGAGAAGCTGGAGACGATCGAACAGTTTGAGCGCGTCATGAAGGAAACGGAACGTTTTTTGTTCGTCAAGCACAGCCTCACCTGCCCGATCAGCCGAGCGGCGTTTGGCGAATGTGAGAAATTCGCCGCAGACCATCCGGAGCTGGCGGTGTATTGCCTGTACGTCCAAGAGGCGCGACCGCTCTCCACCTATATCGCCGAAACGACCGGGGTGAAACACGAGTCGCCGCAAGCTCTGCTGTTTGAAAACGGCCGCGTCGTCTGGCACGCGTCCCATTGGAGCATTACGTACGAGGCGCTCGAAACGCATGCGGTTGTTGCTTGA
- the murC gene encoding UDP-N-acetylmuramate--L-alanine ligase, which yields MTAYHFVGIKGTGMSALAQVLHDLGYTVQGSDVEKWFFTQKALEERGIPVLPFSKDNIRPGYTVIAGNAFADTHEEIEAARQLGVPVIRYHRFLGQLAGKFTSIAVTGSHGKTTTTGLLAHVMQGAHPTSYLIGDGTGKGEPGSKYFVFEACEYRRHFLSYFPDYAIMTNIDFDHPDYFANVDDVFSAFQQMANQVKKAIVACGDDPYLPNIQAKVPILFYGFGEENDFQARNVVKTTEGMAFDVFVRNTFFASFAIPRFGAHNVLNAMAVVALCHYEGVDAGTIAKRLQTFQGVKRRFSEKTVGRQVLIDDYAHHPREITATLEAARQKYPGREVVAIFQPHTYTRTQTFLREFAESLQQADHVYLCDIFGSAREHEGKLTIRDLQAQIPRSQLLEEQNVAVLKQHQDAVLVFMGAGDIQKFQQAYERAVLSA from the coding sequence ATGACAGCTTACCATTTTGTAGGCATTAAAGGCACGGGGATGAGCGCGCTCGCGCAAGTGCTTCATGACCTTGGCTATACGGTGCAAGGGTCGGATGTAGAGAAATGGTTTTTCACGCAAAAGGCGCTTGAAGAGCGGGGAATCCCGGTGCTGCCTTTTTCGAAAGACAATATCCGCCCAGGTTATACAGTCATTGCCGGCAATGCGTTTGCCGATACGCATGAAGAAATCGAGGCAGCCCGTCAGCTTGGTGTGCCTGTCATTCGTTACCATCGCTTTTTAGGCCAGCTGGCAGGCAAGTTTACGAGCATCGCGGTGACCGGTTCGCATGGAAAGACGACGACGACGGGGCTGCTTGCCCATGTGATGCAAGGAGCCCATCCAACGTCCTATTTGATCGGAGACGGCACGGGAAAAGGAGAGCCAGGGAGCAAATACTTTGTGTTTGAAGCGTGCGAATACCGCCGGCACTTCCTTTCCTACTTTCCAGATTATGCGATCATGACAAATATTGACTTTGATCATCCCGATTATTTTGCCAATGTCGACGATGTGTTTTCCGCTTTCCAGCAAATGGCGAATCAAGTGAAAAAAGCGATCGTCGCCTGCGGGGATGATCCATATTTGCCCAACATTCAGGCGAAAGTGCCGATTTTGTTTTATGGATTCGGGGAAGAAAACGATTTTCAGGCGCGCAATGTCGTCAAGACGACGGAAGGGATGGCGTTTGATGTGTTCGTGCGCAATACATTTTTCGCTTCGTTTGCCATTCCTCGCTTTGGCGCTCATAACGTGTTGAATGCTATGGCCGTCGTCGCCCTCTGCCACTACGAAGGGGTGGATGCGGGCACGATCGCCAAGCGGCTGCAAACGTTCCAAGGGGTGAAGCGCCGCTTCAGTGAAAAAACGGTCGGCCGCCAAGTGCTGATCGATGATTATGCCCATCACCCACGCGAAATTACGGCGACGTTGGAGGCGGCAAGGCAAAAATATCCGGGCCGTGAAGTGGTGGCGATTTTTCAGCCGCATACGTATACACGGACGCAGACGTTTTTGCGCGAGTTCGCCGAAAGTTTGCAGCAGGCGGACCACGTGTATTTGTGCGACATTTTCGGCTCGGCGCGTGAACATGAGGGCAAGCTGACGATCCGTGATTTGCAGGCGCAAATTCCGCGTTCCCAGCTGCTTGAGGAACAAAACGTAGCTGTATTGAAGCAGCATCAAGACGCGGTGTTGGTGTTCATGGGCGCCGGCGACATTCAAAAGTTTCAGCAGGCGTACGAACGGGCCGTTCTTTCCGCCTGA
- a CDS encoding bifunctional 3-deoxy-7-phosphoheptulonate synthase/chorismate mutase, with protein MSNERLDELRARVDEINLQLLKLINERGRLVQEIGKIKEAQGTHRYDPVRERKMLDLISEHNDGPFETSTLQHIFKEIFKAALELQEDDHRKALLVSRKKHPENTIVEVKGERIGDGNQYFVMGPCAVESYEQVAAVAEAVKKQGIKLLRGGAYKPRTSPYDFQGLGVEGLKILKRIADEFDLAVISEIVTPADIEIALDYIDVIQIGARNMQNFELLKAAGQVNKPILLKRGLAATIEEFINAAEYIMSQGNGQIILCERGIRTYERATRNTLDISAVPILKKETHLPVFVDVTHSTGRRDLLIPCAKAALAIGADGVMAEVHPDPAVALSDSAQQMDIAQFNEFMEEVRAFQRQFVQA; from the coding sequence ATGAGCAATGAGAGATTAGATGAACTGCGGGCGCGAGTCGATGAGATCAACTTGCAGCTGTTGAAACTGATCAATGAACGGGGACGGCTCGTTCAGGAGATCGGAAAAATTAAAGAAGCGCAAGGGACGCACCGCTACGACCCGGTGCGCGAGCGGAAAATGTTGGATCTCATTTCCGAGCATAACGACGGGCCGTTTGAAACGTCGACGCTGCAGCATATTTTTAAGGAAATTTTCAAGGCTGCGCTTGAATTGCAGGAAGATGACCACCGGAAGGCGCTCCTTGTTTCGCGGAAAAAGCATCCGGAAAACACGATTGTCGAAGTGAAAGGCGAGCGAATCGGCGACGGCAACCAATATTTCGTCATGGGCCCGTGCGCGGTGGAAAGCTATGAACAAGTCGCTGCGGTGGCGGAGGCCGTGAAAAAACAGGGGATCAAGCTGCTGCGCGGCGGCGCCTACAAACCGCGCACGTCGCCGTACGATTTCCAAGGGCTCGGCGTGGAAGGACTGAAAATTTTGAAACGGATCGCCGATGAGTTTGATTTGGCGGTCATCAGTGAAATCGTCACGCCGGCTGACATTGAAATCGCCTTGGACTATATTGACGTCATCCAAATCGGCGCGCGCAACATGCAAAACTTTGAGCTGCTCAAGGCAGCCGGCCAAGTGAACAAGCCGATTTTGCTGAAGCGCGGCTTGGCGGCGACGATTGAAGAATTCATCAACGCCGCTGAGTACATCATGTCGCAAGGAAACGGGCAGATCATTTTATGCGAGCGCGGCATCCGCACGTACGAGCGGGCGACGCGCAACACGCTCGACATTTCCGCCGTGCCGATCTTAAAGAAAGAGACGCACTTGCCGGTGTTCGTCGATGTCACCCACTCAACAGGGCGGCGCGATCTGCTCATCCCGTGCGCCAAAGCGGCCTTGGCGATCGGCGCCGACGGCGTCATGGCCGAAGTGCATCCGGATCCGGCCGTCGCCTTGTCCGATTCCGCCCAGCAAATGGACATCGCCCAATTCAACGAGTTTATGGAAGAAGTGCGCGCGTTCCAACGTCAATTTGTTCAGGCGTAA
- the ccpA gene encoding catabolite control protein A has protein sequence MTVTIYDVAREANVSMATVSRVVNGNPNVKPSTRKKVLEAIERLGYRPNAVARGLASKKTTTVGVIIPDISSIFFAELARGIEDIATMYKYNIILSNSDQNKEKELHLLNTMLAKQVDGILFMGGTITEEHVAEFQKSSVPIVLAATTGPEEIPSVNIDYEQAAFEAVTYLLEKGNRRIVYVTGPTDDPINQRKLAGYRRALEEHGAPYEEELVIEGDNSYDSGLEAYEKIAELAARPTAVFAGTDEMALGIIHSAQDHGVRVPDELEVVGFDNTRLATMVRPRLTTVVQPMYDIGAVAMRLLTKYMNKEQVDNHIVVLPHRLEVRESTK, from the coding sequence ATGACGGTAACGATTTATGATGTGGCGCGGGAGGCGAACGTCTCGATGGCGACCGTCTCGCGCGTCGTCAACGGCAACCCGAACGTCAAACCGTCGACGAGAAAAAAAGTGCTTGAGGCCATCGAACGGCTCGGCTACCGCCCGAACGCCGTGGCGCGGGGGCTCGCCAGCAAAAAAACGACGACGGTCGGGGTGATCATCCCGGACATCTCAAGCATTTTCTTCGCCGAACTGGCGCGCGGCATTGAAGACATCGCCACGATGTACAAGTACAACATCATTTTGAGCAACTCCGACCAAAACAAAGAAAAAGAGCTGCATTTGCTCAATACGATGCTTGCCAAGCAAGTGGACGGCATTTTGTTTATGGGCGGGACGATCACCGAGGAACACGTCGCTGAATTTCAAAAGTCGTCGGTGCCGATCGTGCTTGCGGCCACAACCGGGCCGGAGGAGATTCCATCGGTCAACATCGACTATGAGCAGGCGGCGTTTGAAGCCGTGACGTATTTGCTGGAAAAAGGAAACCGCCGCATTGTCTATGTGACTGGTCCGACTGACGACCCGATCAACCAGCGGAAACTCGCCGGGTACCGCCGCGCGCTTGAGGAACACGGCGCGCCGTATGAAGAAGAACTCGTCATTGAGGGCGACAACTCGTACGACTCTGGTTTGGAAGCGTACGAGAAAATCGCCGAGCTCGCTGCGCGGCCGACGGCGGTGTTTGCCGGGACGGACGAAATGGCGCTCGGCATCATCCATAGCGCTCAAGACCACGGGGTGCGCGTGCCGGATGAGTTGGAAGTCGTCGGCTTTGACAACACAAGGCTGGCGACGATGGTGCGGCCGCGGCTGACCACTGTCGTGCAGCCGATGTATGACATCGGCGCGGTGGCGATGCGGCTCTTGACCAAGTATATGAACAAAGAACAAGTGGACAACCATATCGTCGTCTTGCCGCATCGGCTGGAGGTGCGCGAGTCGACGAAATGA
- a CDS encoding DUF948 domain-containing protein, protein MEWLLYGSVALIALAFLLLVVYIARTLIVLQETLRRLTAAIDHADEQVQTVAKEVRELLHAANGIASDVQKKAETLNGAIEAVGEIGGTIRSLNRALRQAAAGLSARAGLGQGKWVKALRWTNVLLDLREKWRKKQSLKEGISNGEK, encoded by the coding sequence GTGGAATGGCTTTTGTATGGAAGCGTTGCCCTCATCGCGCTTGCTTTTTTGCTGCTTGTCGTTTACATAGCCAGGACGCTCATCGTTTTGCAGGAAACGCTGCGCCGGCTGACGGCGGCGATCGACCATGCCGATGAACAAGTGCAAACGGTGGCGAAAGAAGTTCGTGAACTTCTCCATGCGGCCAACGGCATCGCCAGCGATGTGCAAAAAAAAGCAGAAACGCTAAATGGTGCAATTGAAGCGGTCGGAGAGATCGGCGGCACGATCCGTTCGCTCAACCGAGCGCTTCGGCAGGCGGCTGCCGGTTTGTCGGCGCGGGCGGGCCTGGGGCAAGGAAAATGGGTGAAGGCGTTGCGCTGGACAAATGTTTTGCTCGATTTACGGGAAAAATGGAGAAAAAAACAATCGTTAAAGGAGGGTATATCGAATGGCGAAAAATAA